In Polyangiaceae bacterium, the DNA window GCCTCGAAGTTTGTCGCGGGCTTGCAGAGCGACTCGACCTCGATGGAGGTGCCGCATGATGCGCAAGGACAACGTCATCACCGTTGGAGGTCAAACGAGTTTGGTTATGACGAACGATGCACCGGTATGACGATGATGGCAACAGCGAAGCGCTCGCAACGGTCGAGGCCATCGAGGCGGTTCCCGAGCACTTCGTCTCTATCGAGCTGCTTGCCCCAAGGTTGGGATACAACCATAAGCGCGGCGCCGTTGCGGCGTTCAAAAGGCTGGTCGAAATCGGCAAAATCAGGGCAAATGAGTTTCGCCGAGAGCTCGGCAAAACCTCCCCGGTTGGCGGCAGACCCGAGAACGTGATTTGGCTCTCTCCAACTGCAGCGATCGAACTTGCCATCGCCGCGGGCACTCCCGAAGCGGATGAGTGGCGACGGGAGCAGATGGCGAAGCTCGTCAAACCGGCACCTGGCAACGACAGCAAAGCGATGCTCGCCAAGTCTCAGCAGATGCTGGACGAAGCTCTCGCTCTCCACCAAGACATCGCCCGCCAGCTCGAGCTCGATAAGCGCGTGAGGCAGCTCGAGCAGCGACGCGAGCGCAAGCCTCGCACGACGCTGTCCACCGGCGCCATCGATGGTGCATCGCTCGAAGCATCGCTCAAGGCGTTGCTCGATCAGACGGGCCACGACGCGGGGATCACCATCCCGGACATCGCGCGGGCACTCGAGTTCGAGCTCGACGACGGCTTGAGCAAGAGACTCGGCATTCTGCTCGCGCGGGCCGGGTGGGTGCCAACGCATCGCGTGCGCGTGAACGGCACGCAGCAACGCGTCTATCGGCCCGGCATCGACGGCGAGCAGGTCATCGACGAGATGGAAGGTGCTCGCGTCGACGCCTCGCGGGGACATCACGGTGCGGGAGGCGATGGCCGCGAACCCAGCCCTCGAGCGATTCGGCGACACGCCGCACAAGCTTGGACTCGTGCTGCGCAACCTCCACGGCAAGACGTTCGGCGGGCGTCGGCTCGTATGCATTCCGAGCCGCAAAGACGTCGCACGCTGGTTCATCGAGCGCGACGAATAGGCCCATTACAGCCCCTTCACGCCCATACGCCGCAAGATGCGCGTCATCACGGCCATGTGATACACAGGCCAACACGGGTGGTTGTCACCTTCCGAGACTCCCGAAAACTCACGAAGCATCACCTGCGGAACCAAGCCGACTCGTGCCCCTGTTTTGTTGGAGCGCATTCGCGCGACGAGCGGCCCGGAATTTCCTCGAAATTGCGCATACGTAGGGTCTAGTTTCCAGCCGCATGCCGTTTCGACCCAATAATGGGCGTGCCCCGCGGCGACGCCGGCGGCATAGCCATGCCAGCGCAGCACACGCGCAAGGATACATGCCGCAATGGTGCATGCTCCGCTGAGATTGCGGGACACTGACCATGGCACAATGCGGGTAGGCCACTCAATCTGAAAAGCATTTTGCTCGTTTTGCGCGGCCAACCGCAACCTCGTGCGTGAAGCGCAAGGCTTCTGATTTCGTGAGCTTGCGGTGGGTCAAGGTTCAATCCACGTGTAAACGCCCTTGCCGTGGTGTCGCAGTGCCCGGATTTCCCCGCACCTCGCACGGCCCTCGAGCACATCCAATTCGTCCGGCGTCGGCGCCTTCGACAGATATTCGGCAACGCGACGATCGCGTTCTGCCTCCGAAACGTCATCACCCTCTTTACGCACCTTTTGGGCCACAACCTTGTCGCCGTCCCATTTGTCGACGAGCTGAGCGGCTGGATGGTCCTTCCAATTCGATGCCATGTGTCACATCCTTCCATCAAACAATGGCCCAAGAGTCTGCGCTTCGAGTGGCACTTGCCGCATCGACAGCAGCCGTGCCCTAACTGCCGTATGGCAATAGGCGCCCGACACCTCGCACACGATGACCTTGCATCCAATGGCGAGCGCAGGCCTGATTTCTGGCATCGACCCGCCATGCGTCACGAGAATGATCTGGCCTCGACGAAGCTTTCGGCGCTCCATTGCGAGGGCGAAATCGAACGCGCACAGGGCTTCGGGTTTCTGTGTTGGGTGAAGATGCAGCGTCGAGCATTCCGAGGCGCGCAGCGTGCCCTTCCATAGATGCCGAAAGATTCGGAGCGGGCCGCCGAGGTTGCTCCACGCGAGCTCGCCATCGGCGCCCTTGTCGGGCGTGCTCCCGTCGCGCTTGTCCCATAGGATCCACGAATCGACGTCGGGCAATCGCGATGCGTAGTAATTCGCTCCCCACGTGATGAGCGGCCGATCGAGCGCCAAGAGGGGCGCCGGATCGAACGGCCCGTCATCTCCCTCGACAGGGTCCCATTTGCGTTCCTTCAATGGCGGCGCGCCATTTACTCGACGTCCGCCCCCGCGACCATTGAAACGCAGCTTCTTGCCATACGGCGGGTTGGAGTGAACGAGCCCAACGTCGCGCAGCTTGACTTCGCCGGCCTCGACGACGTCTTCCCAGCGTGCGCAATAGACGCGGACGGCCTTGTCGTGACTGACGTAATAGGGCTTCACGATTCAATCTCTCCGCAATCAATCGCGCCCAATGTGGGCCGTGCGCTCGCGCAAATATGCCGATGACAATGCTCGGGATATGGCTCGTAACAACAGAGCACGGCACGCGGCCGCGCAAGAAAAGCATCCCATTCTCGACGCCGGTACCGATACGACGCACGCATCTCGGCCATGAAGTGCATGTCGTATTCGTCCGCCGTCACGAGCCCCGCCTGCGCAGCGCGAAGCAGGTCCCATGACGGCGCGAATATCTCCCCAGGTGCTTCTTTGCGCGCCTTCTCGAGCAGCCAATTGCCCACCCGCGACACATCCACCGCGTCGGGCTTATTCGCCTTCACGTAGCGGATCTGTGCGGTGTGGACTTGGCAGCGCATTGGTCAGTTTGCTTGAAGCATCCGAGCGAGCTCGTGACACCGAGCCGTTTGCTCCGCGGTGGCGCCCTTGAGCGTGAAGCACGGCGGCAACCGGAGCTGTCCCGCCGCAATGAGCGCGACTTGCTTCTTGCTCCGTTCGCGATCGCCATTCGCAGACGTGAAGAGGTCCTCGAGCTCTTGCGCGTACGTCATTGCGAGCATTCCTCCCCGCCGTATTGCGTGTGAATGCACTGCCCGAACTTCGAACAGCGATCCGCGGTGCACACATCGCCGTCATCGCAATCGACTGCGTCGATACACTCAGGCATCTCCACGGTCGCCACACACCCCGGGAGCGCCATTGCAATCACAATCGCAAGCAACTTCATTCGTCCTCGCTTTCAGTTCAAGCGACACGGTTCGACCGTGCCAACCTCGTTCCCGCGGCTGTCCACGGGAATCCATTCGGCCGCACGCAACCACGGCGATTCGTCCACCGTGGCCACGAAATCCCCTTGCTCGTACGTCACGAGCTTCCCGTGCACGCACAAGAGCACGAAGAATGGGCGCGGCTGCTTCTTGCCCGCGAGCGCTGGCACGACCTTCCACAGACCGCCATGCACCGCTTGGTGCGCTTCGATGTGCGCCGTCGAAGGCAGCGTCACTTCGCCTTCCCCTTGCGGCTCTTGGCCTTTTTGCGTGCGAGCAATTCGCTCGAGCTGAGCTTCCACGTGTTATCGCCAAGGTCCTCGATTCGGCCTTCGCTCTCGAGCTGCTTCAGACACCGTTCGAGAATGGTCTCTTCTGCGAGCTCTTCGTCGCGCAACTCGTCGCGAGGATTGCCGTGTATCGGTGCGACTCGATGAAGACGAGGACGTCATCCATCGTTTTCGAGCAGCTCACGCAAAGCGTCCGATCATCGGTGGCCCACGCGAGCGTGCCCGGCCCGTCATCTTCGACGGATTCGCACACGATGCACTTCGCCAGATCGTCGCTGTCTTCCGCATCCGTTTCGGCGACTTCGCCAGCATCGTCCTCGGTTTCGTCCTGCGTTTCGTCCGGTGATGGCGTCGACTCGGGGGTGGTTTCCTCGACTCTCAAGCCCGCGTACCTCGCACCCATTTCGAGGAACGTGTCATTTTCGTCGATGATCACTTCGACGACGAGCCTCGCGAGCTCGCCGGGTGTACGCGATTCGTCGAGGACCCACGCTAAATCGTATCGAGATCGGTCGCGTCTGTGGTGCCGTCGCTTTTCGCGAGGCCGCGCCGCTCGAGCACATCTTCAAGCGACGCCACATAATCGTCCTGCATGCGAACCGTGAGGCTCGCGAGGAACCGCCAGAACGGCATCGATGGCGCGCCATTCTCATCCACGGGATTGACCCGCTCGAGCATGCGCACAAGCAGCTCCCCACGCTTGCGCCGTTCTTCCTCACGAGCTCGCGCCCATGCGGAGTTGTCCGGGCGTGTCGGCAATTTGGAGCGCGACCCTTTCGAAGCATCATCGTCCGACGCATCATCCGAATCCGAATCCGCAATCCATTCCTCTTCACCCTTCGCAGCGTCTTCGTGCCCGGCCTTCCGCAGCGCCGCCGCGATTTCCTTACGCGTCATGCATTCGTGCACTTTGCCGTGCGCGTATGCAATCAGCGAAGGTTTCGCCGCGTCACCGAGCAGCTTGCGGTACGTCGTGTGCTCGTCTTTGAAGAAAATCGGTTCGTCGATGTTGGCGAGCGTCGGCGGTTTCGGGACGATAGAATACGAGGTCGGAAACAACTTCAGTGCCTCATCCCCTTCGACGACCTTGATGCCGGCACGCAATGCGGCCTGCTTGCGCCGCTCCCACGATGCGGCGCGCTTGCCCTCGAAACACGTCTTGTCCGTACAGCGCGCCTCGGTGCTGGTATCCTCGATGATGCCGAGGCTTCGCTGCGCAGCCGTTGATTTCGGGCACTTCGAGCACGGGCCGCCTGGAAGCGTCTTGTCGCTCGGATCGAATCCGCATTGCGCTGGAACGAGTTGCAAGTGGTATCTCGACGTAATGTGCGCCTTCGCAAAGCGAAGATCATGTCCAGATTCCGATTCCAGGATCTCTTTGCAGCATTTAGCTTGTGCTTTCGCATCGCTCAGACTCGCAATGGCGATTCCTACGGTATGCAGGATGGTGCCTGCTTCGAGCTCCGCACGCACCTCCGGGCAAAGCCGCGAAAGGGCGATTGCACGATATACGGCGCGTGTCGAGCCAATGCCCGTGCGCGTGGCGATTTCTTCGGCGGACAACTTATGTTTGGTAGATAGTTCCGCCATCGTATCGGCTTGCTCGAGCGGTCGCAGCGGAGTGTTTGTCGACGACGACAAGAGCTGCTCGCAGCGGATGGTCACCTCATCGAGGTTCTCTGGAGGAAGGCACGGGATGGTGGGCATGCCTTCGAGCTTCGCCGCACGCCATCGGGTTTCGCCGTTGATGATGGTCCACGGCTCCGTCGCAATGGAGCCATCCTTGTTTTTTTCATCCGCCCTCGTTGGCCGGATGCGAATAGGTTCGCGAATACGCTTGTCATCCTTGAGCGTTGCGCGAATGCCTTCGACGTCGAAGTGCTGGCGGGGCTGGAATGGGTCCGCGCGAATGCTTTCGAGCGGGCGCTCATTCACTTGTCGCTCTCCAGATTCAGGCGGGGAGGCATCATTTGCCACCTCGATGTTGGGCTTTTGAGCCTTTGCTGCCTCTTTCTTCCTTCCCATTCAAAACCTTCCTTTCACGTTGCGCAAAGCACTGTTTGCAATTGCATTGAAAGTGATTTATCTGCATCGAATCACGAGTATCAGGCGGCTCATTGCTCTTGCACACCTCACAAGAGCAAGCGCAAGGCGCTCGCGTGGGTGGTCCAGTGTTCAGACACGTACGGCAATGGCGGTGCCGTGGAAGCCGCATATCTCCAGGCGCATCGGCAGCGTTCCAGCGTCGGTCCCCAGTGTTGCCGGCTTCCGCACGAACCGCACAGCAAAAATGGCATTGCATCGCGCTTTGCGCATTGTTGCGGACAGTGTGCCGATTTTGCGCGTGGATAGGCTCGCGTTAGCTGTCTGAGACAATCTGCGTAGTGCACACAGTCGTCGTACACGTCCGCCGGCAGGCCGCCCGGGAGCATCTCGCCATCGTGCAGACAGCCATTATCGCACGATGCAGGCCGCTCATTCAGTGCGGCAAGTCTTTCCAGTTCATCTTCGTCAATATCGAGGACATCCGCCAGTTTTTTGCGCATTGCTGGCGGCGGTGGCAATCGTCCCGTCTCGTAATCGAGCAGCGTTGCCGAGCTGCATTTGAGCATTGCCGCGGTTTCGGGCACGGAAAAGCCACTGCATTCGCGCAATTCTTGCAGCTTGCGCGCGAGCGGTGTTTTCCGTGCCTCGTTTTTCACGGTACGGCCTCTTTCGTGCGTTCCAAGCAGCAACCACATGCGGCGAGCTGCCAGCCGGCTGGCATGACATCGTCCTTGTTTCGTCGGGCCCCATCGAGGTTGGCCCGAACGAGGTTGGCCCGAACGAGGTTGGCCCCATAGAGGTTGGCCCCATAGAGGTTGGCCCCATAGAGGTTGGCCCCATAGAGGTTGGCCCGAACGAGGTTGGCCCCATAGAGGTTGGCCCCATAGAGGTTGGCCCCATAGAGGTTGGCCCCATAGAGGTTGGCCCCATAGAGGTTGGCCCCTCGGCCATTCACGCAAGGCATCAAGCCGACCTCGATCAACCACGCCATGAATTGCGGATATGCAGTGGCCATCCACAACTGGTGCACCAATTCCAGCCGCATCTGGAACGCATGTCTCGGTTGGCGACCCCTGGCCGCTCGAACGTCGTCCTGCATAGCTTTCATGCTATCGAAGAGCTTGATCCCGCTTTCGCACGCGCCTTTTGCGTCGGAGCGTGTTTCGGTCCAATCGGAAAATCAACATCGTCAAAGACTCCTATGCCGCACGTCTTTGGCGGCATTGCACACCATCCGTTGATTTCTTAGCTGCTCGCCACTTCCCCGCTGCACACGATATGCATGCTGTGGCAGAGCCCCGCATGAACTGTGATTCGTAGACGTGTGAGACGAATTCGCAATCACAGCGGACCGCAATCATCGATTTCCGCGCTTGTCCGCATACCCAAGGCCAACCACCACACGGCTCCCGATTCGGAGATTGGGCCATGCCGAGATCTTGGGCTTCGTGCCAGCTCGATTCACTTCTCCGCGCAGACAACCGCACGAACGTGTGTTTCCGCGCCTTACGTCGTTCGCGACAACACGAACACGATTGCCGC includes these proteins:
- a CDS encoding ParB N-terminal domain-containing protein, translating into MGRKKEAAKAQKPNIEVANDASPPESGERQVNERPLESIRADPFQPRQHFDVEGIRATLKDDKRIREPIRIRPTRADEKNKDGSIATEPWTIINGETRWRAAKLEGMPTIPCLPPENLDEVTIRCEQLLSSSTNTPLRPLEQADTMAELSTKHKLSAEEIATRTGIGSTRAVYRAIALSRLCPEVRAELEAGTILHTVGIAIASLSDAKAQAKCCKEILESESGHDLRFAKAHITSRYHLQLVPAQCGFDPSDKTLPGGPCSKCPKSTAAQRSLGIIEDTSTEARCTDKTCFEGKRAASWERRKQAALRAGIKVVEGDEALKLFPTSYSIVPKPPTLANIDEPIFFKDEHTTYRKLLGDAAKPSLIAYAHGKVHECMTRKEIAAALRKAGHEDAAKGEEEWIADSDSDDASDDDASKGSRSKLPTRPDNSAWARAREEERRKRGELLVRMLERVNPVDENGAPSMPFWRFLASLTVRMQDDYVASLEDVLERRGLAKSDGTTDATDLDTI
- a CDS encoding helix-turn-helix domain-containing protein codes for the protein MKNEARKTPLARKLQELRECSGFSVPETAAMLKCSSATLLDYETGRLPPPPAMRKKLADVLDIDEDELERLAALNERPASCDNGCLHDGEMLPGGLPADVYDDCVHYADCLRQLTRAYPRAKSAHCPQQCAKRDAMPFLLCGSCGSRQHWGPTLERCRCAWRYAASTAPPLPYVSEHWTTHASALRLLL
- a CDS encoding pentapeptide repeat-containing protein, with the translated sequence MKAMQDDVRAARGRQPRHAFQMRLELVHQLWMATAYPQFMAWLIEVGLMPCVNGRGANLYGANLYGANLYGANLYGANLYGANLVRANLYGANLYGANLYGANLYGANLVRANLVRANLDGARRNKDDVMPAGWQLAACGCCLERTKEAVP